Proteins encoded within one genomic window of Spirulina major PCC 6313:
- a CDS encoding phycobiliprotein lyase, with amino-acid sequence MVDYGSFHQFFEHCVGDWSTERTYHYLTRQEVERSHTDFQIARLTPELKQQVLTDNAYESPPDLATLEGFSLSFQTVSEQGDRVSQTLNILFVPTQTEGIYLSGDYLRDRAYEESRPIVSHFRFDTSSRELLMTTQYTHVVSVDSIILINPTLRIRRIFNYTRPPAGEPLTEMRLVGFGVEQKTA; translated from the coding sequence ATGGTGGATTACGGGAGTTTTCATCAGTTTTTTGAGCATTGCGTGGGGGATTGGAGTACGGAGCGTACCTATCATTACCTGACGCGGCAGGAGGTGGAGCGATCGCACACGGATTTTCAGATTGCCCGCCTCACCCCAGAGCTGAAACAACAGGTGTTGACCGATAATGCCTACGAGTCGCCGCCGGATCTAGCCACACTCGAAGGGTTTAGTCTGTCTTTTCAAACGGTGTCGGAGCAGGGCGATCGCGTCTCCCAAACCCTGAATATTCTTTTTGTGCCCACCCAAACCGAGGGTATTTATCTGAGTGGGGATTATTTGCGCGATCGCGCCTACGAAGAATCCCGCCCGATCGTTTCTCACTTTCGCTTCGACACCAGCAGCCGCGAACTGTTGATGACCACCCAATACACCCACGTCGTCTCCGTTGATTCCATTATCCTGATTAACCCCACCCTGCGCATCCGCCGCATTTTCAACTACACCCGCCCCCCGGCAGGCGAACCCCTGACGGAAATGCGCCTCGTTGGGTTTGGCGTGGAACAGAAAACGGCATAA
- a CDS encoding phycobiliprotein lyase, with the protein MDAMEFFRQSAGQWRSQRTTHHLPFRRAENGGSMITVETLPADDPRIIEICKMHNEDPAQSVGGSFVTWNGAMAWDKEGEDHKGETVFALIPDPDNPRNGKLLRERGYAEIVPVAGRFEMDDDDALNLITEYETMSVIERFWFATPDLRLRTSTVKRFGGFNTATFCAEARTAEPVPPPESNTAIAPLPALSGW; encoded by the coding sequence ATGGATGCAATGGAATTTTTTCGGCAGAGTGCAGGACAGTGGCGATCGCAACGCACCACCCATCACCTGCCCTTTCGCCGCGCTGAAAACGGTGGGTCAATGATCACCGTCGAAACCCTCCCCGCCGATGATCCCCGCATCATCGAAATCTGTAAAATGCACAACGAAGACCCCGCCCAAAGCGTCGGCGGCTCCTTCGTCACCTGGAACGGAGCCATGGCCTGGGATAAAGAAGGCGAAGACCACAAAGGCGAAACCGTTTTCGCCCTCATCCCCGACCCCGACAACCCCCGCAACGGCAAACTCCTCCGCGAACGGGGCTACGCCGAAATCGTCCCCGTCGCCGGCCGCTTTGAAATGGACGACGATGATGCCCTCAACCTGATCACCGAATACGAAACCATGAGCGTCATCGAACGCTTTTGGTTCGCCACCCCTGACCTCCGCCTCCGCACCAGCACTGTGAAACGCTTTGGTGGCTTCAACACCGCCACCTTCTGCGCTGAAGCCCGCACCGCTGAACCTGTGCCGCCGCCGGAATCCAACACCGCGATCGCTCCCCTACCTGCCCTCTCCGGCTGGTAA
- a CDS encoding GAF domain-containing sensor histidine kinase codes for MYTEFFNPDLKNQDSVQIEILLNRISRQILCSLELDNILAVTATEVRQFLDVDRIKLYRFSPNGDGQVIAESIDQNRLPSLLGLNFPADDIPEEARVLFKTARMRSVVNVAEAQIGQGFRQDPETGAEINEDIRFRSLDPCHQDYLTAMGVQSSLVVPIPQGDDLWGLLVAHHSERWAASPAQMQGIQMVVDQLAVAIAQDHLLQRASVQAQQESILNQVARTLHSITTIDLKTALNTTVQALDGCGGRLFINRTMLEAIITHRSDAEIMACPFDQFELIAEGTQPAIPSGQRFTEIEQSSAWYSLFQTCDQPSWAVENLYTVSQFRNLQPSFRATSIRGMVVLPLKRDRYSFGYLTIFRPEIATETLWAGEFNPDQRQMQPRLSFDIWKESKQGQSQPWMEGDLQLAQRLGQEFAAAIHQQELYQHVRRFNSDLEQQVQERTASLQATVAKLRDTHLQLSQAEKMSGLGQLVTGVCHEITNPVNFISGNLKHARQYFEDLINLVTVYQTIAGDRPEIKAQENAVDLKFLSTDFPRLISSMQTGADRIHKVVRALITFANHDQSELKTVDIHEGIESILLILHHRTKAKTDTPGIDVIKHYGELPQVQCYVSQLNQAMMNLINNAIQAIEMRWLMTETPIQGQLTTTTEVVPVDELAGQLPRIRIRIQDNGCGMTDTVRSHIFEPFFTTKTVSQGTGLGLSICQHIVTERHGGKLTCTSTVGEGSEFCIEIPT; via the coding sequence ATGTATACTGAGTTCTTCAATCCCGACCTAAAAAATCAGGATTCTGTCCAGATTGAAATATTACTGAATCGGATTAGTCGCCAAATTTTATGCTCCCTAGAGCTTGACAATATTTTGGCGGTGACTGCGACAGAAGTTCGGCAATTTTTAGATGTTGATCGGATCAAACTCTATCGCTTTTCTCCCAACGGTGACGGTCAAGTCATCGCTGAATCGATTGATCAAAATCGTCTCCCGTCTCTGCTGGGCTTAAACTTCCCCGCCGATGATATTCCAGAAGAGGCCCGTGTCCTGTTCAAAACGGCTCGGATGCGGTCTGTGGTGAATGTGGCAGAGGCGCAAATTGGCCAAGGCTTTCGCCAAGATCCTGAAACCGGGGCCGAGATTAATGAAGACATTCGCTTTCGTTCCCTTGACCCCTGTCATCAGGATTACCTGACGGCCATGGGGGTTCAGTCCTCTCTCGTCGTGCCCATTCCCCAGGGTGATGATCTGTGGGGTCTGCTGGTGGCGCATCACTCTGAACGCTGGGCGGCATCCCCCGCGCAAATGCAAGGGATTCAAATGGTGGTGGATCAACTGGCGGTGGCGATCGCTCAAGATCACCTCTTGCAACGGGCTAGCGTTCAAGCTCAACAGGAATCGATCCTCAACCAGGTGGCTCGCACTCTCCACAGCATCACAACGATTGATCTGAAAACCGCCCTCAACACCACTGTGCAAGCCTTGGACGGTTGCGGCGGTCGTCTATTCATCAATCGCACGATGCTTGAAGCCATCATTACCCATCGATCCGATGCCGAAATTATGGCCTGTCCCTTCGATCAGTTTGAACTGATTGCGGAAGGAACACAACCCGCCATTCCTTCGGGCCAACGCTTCACCGAAATCGAGCAATCCAGTGCCTGGTATAGCCTCTTTCAAACCTGTGATCAACCCAGTTGGGCGGTGGAAAATCTCTACACCGTGTCTCAATTTCGTAACCTGCAGCCGTCATTCCGGGCGACCTCGATTCGGGGCATGGTCGTGCTCCCACTCAAGCGCGATCGCTATTCCTTTGGCTATCTGACCATTTTTCGGCCTGAAATTGCCACCGAAACCCTATGGGCAGGGGAATTCAACCCGGATCAGCGTCAAATGCAACCCCGCCTCTCCTTTGACATCTGGAAAGAGTCCAAACAGGGCCAATCTCAACCCTGGATGGAGGGCGATCTTCAACTTGCACAACGCCTCGGCCAAGAATTCGCCGCCGCCATTCACCAACAGGAACTCTATCAACACGTTCGACGCTTTAACAGTGATCTTGAACAACAAGTACAAGAACGCACAGCCAGCTTACAGGCAACAGTGGCGAAGCTGCGAGACACTCATTTACAACTCAGTCAAGCCGAAAAAATGTCAGGTCTGGGGCAGTTAGTCACGGGGGTTTGTCACGAAATTACCAATCCTGTGAATTTCATTTCCGGTAATTTAAAACATGCGCGGCAATACTTTGAAGACTTGATCAATTTGGTCACGGTATATCAAACAATTGCAGGCGATCGTCCTGAAATTAAAGCTCAAGAAAATGCCGTGGATTTAAAATTTCTGTCTACGGATTTTCCCCGTTTAATTAGTTCTATGCAAACCGGGGCCGATCGCATTCATAAGGTCGTCCGTGCCTTAATCACCTTCGCAAATCATGACCAGTCCGAATTGAAAACGGTGGATATTCATGAGGGCATTGAGAGTATTTTGCTCATTTTGCATCATCGTACCAAGGCGAAAACCGATACACCGGGCATTGATGTGATTAAACACTACGGTGAATTGCCGCAGGTGCAGTGCTATGTTAGCCAACTGAATCAGGCAATGATGAACTTGATCAATAATGCGATTCAGGCGATCGAAATGCGCTGGTTAATGACCGAAACTCCGATCCAGGGACAATTGACGACTACCACTGAGGTGGTTCCTGTGGATGAGTTGGCGGGGCAATTGCCGCGAATTCGGATTCGGATTCAGGATAATGGCTGTGGGATGACGGATACGGTGCGATCGCACATTTTTGAGCCGTTTTTCACCACTAAAACCGTGAGTCAAGGTACGGGTTTGGGGCTGTCCATTTGTCAGCACATTGTGACGGAACGCCATGGGGGTAAACTGACTTGCACGTCAACGGTGGGCGAGGGCAGTGAGTTTTGCATTGAAATCCCGACTTAG
- the hpsP gene encoding hormogonium polysaccharide biosynthesis glycosyltransferase HpsP: MKVLHIVPSISLVYGGPSQMVRGLSAALSRQGVEVEILTTDANGDVGQAPLDVPINQPVAEDGYTVRYFRCAPFRRYKFSWDLLQWLYHHAHQYDLAHVHALFSPVSSAAATILRWQGCPYILRPLGTLDPQDLQKKRWLKALYGYGIERPNLAGAAAVHFTSTTEAKTSHRYGVKTQDWVIPLGVTLPDLPERGRARSHWHIAPDLPLLVYMSRLDRKKGIELLVTALARLQAEGVPFHFVLAGSNSQDPGYEQELRQRIAAAGILPQTTIAGFVQGIEKTALLQDADLFVLPSYYENFGIAVAEAMAVGTSVVVSNGVDLWPAVERAEAGWVTRPEVEALTDSLRTALSDRTEQARRGRNALQLVQQDYSWDAIATQMIAAYRTIIPTSS; encoded by the coding sequence ATGAAAGTTCTGCACATTGTCCCTTCCATTTCCCTGGTGTATGGGGGGCCGAGTCAGATGGTGCGGGGGCTATCGGCGGCCCTGAGTCGGCAGGGGGTTGAAGTGGAGATTCTGACCACCGATGCCAATGGCGATGTGGGTCAAGCGCCCCTTGATGTGCCCATCAATCAACCCGTAGCGGAAGATGGCTACACCGTGCGCTATTTTCGCTGCGCCCCTTTTCGCCGTTACAAATTTTCCTGGGATCTGCTGCAATGGCTGTACCACCACGCCCATCAGTATGATCTCGCCCATGTTCACGCTCTTTTTTCCCCGGTCAGCAGTGCCGCTGCGACGATTCTCCGCTGGCAAGGCTGCCCCTATATTTTGCGACCCTTGGGAACCCTCGACCCCCAAGATCTCCAAAAAAAACGCTGGCTCAAAGCTCTCTATGGCTATGGGATTGAGCGGCCCAATTTAGCCGGGGCGGCGGCGGTGCATTTCACCAGTACCACCGAGGCGAAAACCTCCCATCGCTACGGGGTGAAGACCCAAGATTGGGTGATTCCCTTGGGGGTGACGCTGCCGGACTTGCCGGAACGGGGGCGGGCGCGATCGCACTGGCACATCGCTCCGGATCTGCCCCTTCTGGTCTATATGTCCCGCCTTGATCGCAAAAAAGGGATTGAATTATTAGTCACCGCTCTGGCGCGACTCCAGGCCGAAGGTGTGCCGTTTCACTTCGTCCTCGCGGGTTCCAATAGCCAAGATCCCGGCTATGAACAGGAACTACGGCAGCGAATCGCAGCAGCGGGCATCCTGCCCCAGACCACGATCGCAGGCTTTGTCCAAGGCATTGAAAAAACAGCTTTACTCCAGGATGCGGATCTGTTTGTGTTGCCGTCCTACTATGAAAATTTTGGGATTGCGGTGGCGGAGGCGATGGCGGTGGGTACGTCCGTTGTGGTGTCCAATGGGGTAGACCTCTGGCCCGCCGTGGAGCGGGCCGAGGCGGGCTGGGTGACGCGCCCGGAGGTGGAGGCGCTCACGGATTCCCTGCGCACCGCCTTGAGCGATCGCACCGAACAGGCCCGCCGGGGTCGCAATGCCTTGCAATTAGTGCAGCAGGATTATAGTTGGGATGCGATCGCCACCCAAATGATCGCCGCCTATCGCACCATCATCCCCACCTCATCCTAG
- the gcvP gene encoding aminomethyl-transferring glycine dehydrogenase, producing MPDLNLAPETLETPLLGDPLGMSSPIAPRQGFAKRHIGITPETEAQMVKALGYQSVDELIYHAVPQGIRLQRSLHLPPAKSEHEALASLKAIAAKNQVYRSLIGMGYHACITPPVIQRNILENPGWYTAYTPYQAEIAQGRLEALLNFQTMIIDLTGLDIANASLLDEGTAAAEAMTLSYGISKNKSNRFFISEACHPQTIDVVITRAEPLGIEVIIGDHGEMDFTATPVFGALLQYPTTDGIVLDYRPCIEQVHGVGGLVTLAADPLALALLTPPGELGADIAVGSTQRLGVPLGFGGPHAAYFATKEAYKRQVPGRIVGVSRDAQGQPALRLALQTREQHIRRDKATSNICTAQVLLAVIASMYAVYHGPDGVKAIAQTIHDRAVLLAAGLRRLNYSIPDLPIFDAVCVGVGEASAPVLLKTAAEQGFNLRLMESGHIVIACDELTTEAEIETLWRIFANRDDLPFSVADFEVTALGHYAADLTRTSAFLQDPIFNSHHSETELLRYLHHLEQKDLSLTTSMIPLGSCTMKLNAAAEMFPVTWPEFGQIHPFAPRSQTQGYQILFEQLETWLAEITGFAGVSLQPNAGSQGEYAGLQVIRAYHRDRGDFHRNICLIPESAHGTNPASAVMCGMKVISVQCDKNGDIDRADLTKKLEKHRDNLAALMVTYPSTHGVFEAGITEICAAIHAAGGQVYMDGANMNAQVGLCRPGDFGADVCHLNLHKTFCIPHGGGGPGVGPIGVAAHLLPYLPGHPIAELGHAKAIGAIAAAPWGSASILVISWMYIAMMGADGLTDATKISILSANYIAQQLDAAYPILFKGESGLVAHECIIDLRPLKKHGIEVDDIAKRLMDYGFHAPTMSWPVIGTMMIEPTESESLSELDRFCTAMLSIRAEAEAVIQGNADPQDNPLKHAPHTAPVVICGDWNHAYSREVAAYPAPWLKSHKFWPTVGRVDNAYGDRNLVCSCVGMDAYRDASDE from the coding sequence ATGCCTGACCTCAACCTTGCCCCTGAGACCCTCGAAACACCATTGCTCGGCGATCCGCTAGGGATGAGCAGCCCGATCGCACCCCGCCAGGGCTTTGCGAAACGTCACATTGGGATTACGCCAGAGACGGAAGCCCAGATGGTGAAGGCGTTGGGCTATCAGAGTGTGGATGAGTTGATTTATCATGCCGTGCCCCAGGGGATTCGGTTGCAGCGATCGCTCCATCTCCCCCCCGCAAAATCGGAACATGAGGCGCTGGCGAGCTTGAAAGCGATCGCCGCGAAAAACCAGGTCTATCGCTCCTTGATCGGCATGGGCTACCACGCCTGCATCACCCCCCCGGTGATTCAGCGCAACATCTTAGAAAACCCCGGCTGGTACACCGCCTACACCCCCTATCAAGCGGAAATTGCCCAAGGTCGCCTCGAAGCCCTGCTCAATTTCCAAACGATGATCATTGACCTCACGGGTCTCGACATTGCCAATGCCTCCCTCCTCGACGAAGGCACCGCCGCCGCCGAAGCCATGACCCTGAGCTACGGCATCAGCAAAAACAAATCGAACCGCTTCTTTATCTCCGAAGCCTGCCACCCCCAAACCATTGACGTGGTGATCACACGAGCGGAACCCTTGGGTATTGAGGTGATCATTGGCGATCATGGCGAGATGGACTTTACCGCAACTCCTGTATTTGGGGCGTTGCTGCAATATCCCACCACCGACGGCATTGTCTTGGACTATCGCCCCTGCATTGAACAGGTGCATGGGGTGGGCGGACTCGTCACCCTCGCCGCTGATCCCTTGGCCTTAGCCCTGTTAACGCCGCCCGGTGAATTGGGTGCTGATATTGCCGTCGGGAGTACCCAGCGGTTAGGGGTTCCCCTCGGTTTTGGTGGCCCCCACGCGGCCTATTTTGCGACGAAAGAGGCCTATAAACGGCAAGTGCCGGGGCGGATCGTTGGGGTGTCGCGGGATGCCCAGGGTCAACCGGCCTTGCGCTTGGCGTTGCAGACCCGTGAGCAGCATATTCGCCGGGACAAGGCGACGAGTAATATTTGTACGGCGCAGGTGTTGTTGGCGGTGATTGCGTCGATGTATGCGGTGTATCACGGGCCCGATGGCGTGAAGGCGATCGCCCAAACCATTCACGATCGCGCCGTCCTCCTGGCTGCTGGTCTTCGCCGTCTCAATTATTCCATCCCCGATTTGCCCATTTTCGATGCGGTCTGTGTAGGGGTGGGGGAAGCGAGTGCCCCTGTTCTGCTCAAGACAGCGGCTGAACAAGGCTTTAACCTGCGCTTGATGGAATCGGGCCACATCGTCATTGCCTGCGATGAATTGACCACCGAGGCCGAGATTGAAACCCTGTGGCGGATTTTTGCCAATCGTGACGATCTGCCCTTTAGCGTTGCGGATTTTGAGGTGACAGCCTTGGGGCATTATGCCGCTGACTTGACGCGGACGAGTGCCTTTTTACAAGACCCGATCTTCAACAGTCACCATTCCGAAACCGAACTGCTGCGCTATCTTCACCACCTCGAACAGAAGGATCTCTCCCTCACCACCTCGATGATTCCCCTCGGTTCCTGCACGATGAAACTGAATGCAGCGGCGGAGATGTTCCCGGTGACTTGGCCCGAATTTGGGCAAATTCACCCCTTTGCGCCGCGATCGCAAACCCAAGGCTATCAAATCCTCTTTGAACAACTGGAAACCTGGCTCGCGGAAATTACCGGATTTGCCGGGGTGTCGTTGCAGCCCAACGCCGGATCTCAGGGGGAATATGCCGGGTTACAGGTGATCCGGGCCTACCATCGCGATCGCGGCGATTTCCACCGCAATATCTGCCTGATTCCCGAATCCGCCCACGGCACGAACCCCGCCAGTGCCGTCATGTGTGGCATGAAAGTCATCTCGGTGCAATGCGACAAAAATGGCGATATTGACCGGGCGGATTTGACGAAAAAACTTGAAAAACACCGCGACAACCTCGCCGCCTTGATGGTCACCTATCCCTCCACCCACGGCGTGTTTGAGGCGGGCATTACCGAAATTTGTGCGGCGATCCATGCTGCCGGTGGGCAAGTCTATATGGACGGAGCAAATATGAACGCCCAAGTGGGCCTCTGTCGGCCCGGCGACTTTGGCGCGGATGTGTGCCATCTCAACCTCCATAAAACCTTCTGTATTCCCCACGGGGGCGGCGGCCCTGGGGTGGGGCCGATTGGCGTGGCGGCCCATTTATTGCCCTACCTGCCGGGTCATCCGATCGCAGAGTTAGGCCATGCAAAGGCCATTGGTGCGATCGCCGCCGCCCCCTGGGGCAGTGCCAGCATTTTGGTGATCTCCTGGATGTATATCGCGATGATGGGAGCCGACGGCCTCACCGATGCCACCAAAATCTCCATCCTCAGTGCCAACTACATCGCCCAGCAACTCGACGCGGCCTATCCCATCCTGTTCAAAGGAGAATCCGGCCTCGTTGCCCATGAATGTATCATCGACCTCCGCCCCTTGAAAAAGCACGGCATTGAAGTGGACGACATCGCCAAACGCCTGATGGACTATGGTTTCCACGCGCCAACCATGTCCTGGCCCGTGATTGGCACGATGATGATCGAACCCACGGAAAGCGAGTCGTTAAGTGAGTTGGATCGGTTCTGTACGGCAATGTTGTCGATTCGCGCCGAAGCTGAAGCCGTGATCCAAGGCAACGCCGACCCGCAAGACAACCCCCTCAAGCACGCGCCCCACACGGCCCCGGTGGTGATTTGCGGTGACTGGAACCATGCCTATAGCCGCGAGGTGGCGGCCTATCCTGCGCCCTGGCTCAAGTCCCATAAATTCTGGCCCACGGTGGGCCGGGTGGACAATGCCTACGGCGATCGCAACCTCGTTTGTTCCTGCGTCGGCATGGATGCCTACAGGGACGCATCGGACGAATAA
- the coaD gene encoding pantetheine-phosphate adenylyltransferase, whose translation MIAIYPGSFDPITLGHLDIIERGSRLFEGIIVAVLCNPQKSPLFPVPHRLVQIEACTQHLPNVTVESFSGLTVDYARLRKAGAILRGLRVLSDFEKELQMAHTNTTLCKELETIFLATSTEYSFLSSSVVKEIAQFGGVVDHLVPVNVAQDIYRCFNKTPPAVTLNTTIK comes from the coding sequence GTGATTGCCATCTACCCCGGCAGCTTTGATCCCATCACATTAGGACACCTTGACATTATTGAGCGAGGGAGTCGCCTCTTTGAGGGCATTATTGTTGCTGTCTTGTGTAATCCTCAAAAGTCGCCGCTGTTTCCTGTACCCCATCGACTTGTCCAGATCGAAGCCTGCACCCAGCATCTACCCAATGTCACGGTTGAGAGTTTCTCAGGGTTAACAGTAGACTATGCAAGGTTACGCAAGGCGGGCGCAATTTTACGGGGGCTACGGGTTCTCTCTGACTTTGAAAAAGAGTTACAAATGGCCCACACGAACACAACGCTGTGTAAAGAGTTGGAAACCATTTTTTTAGCTACGTCAACCGAGTATAGTTTTTTAAGTAGTAGCGTGGTTAAAGAGATTGCCCAGTTTGGTGGTGTTGTCGATCACCTTGTTCCTGTCAACGTTGCCCAAGATATCTACCGATGCTTCAACAAGACTCCCCCCGCAGTGACGCTGAATACAACAATCAAGTGA
- a CDS encoding PHP domain-containing protein produces MTQALTLTTTAQDTQTLKQVWQTLDAESCPHHYNFHLHSQSSDGQLIPESIIDQALRIGLNGMALTDHHTVEGYYRAQQWLDAQVPDCRLHLWTGVEITARIHDTDVHILGYGFNPEHPALQSYLQGEAPRGTAAEAAFVIAAIHAAGGLAVLAHPERYRRSAQELIPMVAQWGIDGVEAYYNYRRTNPWQASPKETERVKALGDRFNLFQTCGTDTHGLDLLLRL; encoded by the coding sequence ATGACACAGGCCTTAACATTGACAACCACGGCACAGGACACCCAGACCCTGAAGCAAGTGTGGCAGACTCTCGACGCTGAAAGCTGTCCCCATCACTACAACTTCCACCTGCACAGCCAGAGTTCCGACGGGCAACTGATTCCCGAAAGCATTATTGACCAAGCCCTCCGCATTGGCCTGAACGGCATGGCGTTGACGGATCATCACACCGTTGAGGGATATTATCGTGCTCAACAGTGGCTAGATGCCCAGGTTCCAGACTGTCGGCTTCATCTGTGGACGGGGGTTGAAATCACTGCCCGCATCCATGACACTGATGTTCATATTTTGGGCTACGGCTTCAATCCTGAACATCCGGCACTTCAATCGTATTTACAGGGCGAGGCCCCACGGGGCACAGCCGCCGAAGCGGCCTTTGTGATCGCGGCGATCCATGCAGCGGGGGGGTTAGCGGTATTGGCTCACCCCGAACGGTATCGTCGTTCGGCTCAGGAATTGATCCCGATGGTGGCCCAGTGGGGCATTGATGGTGTGGAAGCCTATTACAACTACCGGCGCACCAACCCTTGGCAGGCCAGCCCCAAGGAAACAGAGCGGGTGAAAGCCTTGGGCGATCGCTTCAACCTTTTCCAAACCTGCGGCACGGATACTCACGGTTTAGATTTGCTGCTGCGTTTGTAG
- a CDS encoding ABC transporter substrate-binding protein: MSNISRRKLIQTGLAAGAFLTAKGCGAAPEETTTTDNGPKSPEFNANNSKDVTLRFIGTGVSQINEIREQAEKDLGFKLEMRALSTEENNQIAITQPGQYDIFDGEYFSLPLVVPSGNLQPIDIKRLKSFDQIVSIFTTGNLYDGAPVNTSQGTAPRKVMYLKDAESSEFADEPTDWATLIPFQYNADTLGWRPDLVGKEINSWAQLFDDDFAGKTSILDIPSIGIMDAAMVLEASGLMTFGDKGNMTKAELDQVTEILIDRKNAGQFRAFWKTFDESVNLMTSGEVVLQSMWSPAVTAVRSQGIECTYGPLKEGYRGWGGGVGFSRSLSGMELDAAYAYLEWMLDGWLGAFLSRQGYYSAAPEKSKAFMEPFEWDYWYEGKEAAEDIVDPFGKKIADQGSVRDGGSFDERMGNVVCWNSVMDEQTYLIQKWNEFIAA; the protein is encoded by the coding sequence ATGTCCAACATTTCACGGCGTAAACTCATTCAAACCGGCCTCGCTGCCGGGGCCTTCCTCACCGCCAAAGGCTGCGGCGCAGCCCCCGAAGAAACCACCACCACTGACAACGGCCCCAAAAGCCCAGAATTCAACGCCAATAACAGCAAAGACGTGACCCTCCGCTTCATTGGCACAGGTGTTTCGCAAATCAACGAAATTCGCGAACAAGCCGAAAAAGACCTCGGTTTTAAACTGGAAATGCGGGCCCTGAGTACCGAAGAAAATAACCAAATTGCCATCACTCAACCGGGACAATACGATATTTTCGACGGGGAATATTTCAGCTTGCCTCTGGTCGTGCCTTCGGGAAATTTACAACCCATTGATATTAAACGCCTCAAATCCTTTGATCAGATTGTCTCGATCTTCACCACGGGCAATCTCTACGATGGCGCTCCCGTTAACACCTCCCAAGGCACGGCCCCCCGGAAGGTGATGTATCTCAAAGATGCCGAATCCAGCGAATTCGCCGATGAGCCGACGGATTGGGCGACGCTGATTCCGTTCCAATACAACGCGGATACCCTCGGTTGGCGGCCGGACTTGGTGGGCAAAGAGATTAACTCCTGGGCCCAGTTGTTCGATGATGACTTTGCCGGTAAAACCTCGATTCTTGATATTCCCTCGATTGGGATTATGGACGCGGCAATGGTGCTGGAAGCGTCGGGGCTGATGACCTTCGGCGACAAGGGCAACATGACTAAAGCAGAACTCGACCAGGTGACCGAAATCCTGATCGATCGCAAAAATGCGGGTCAGTTCCGGGCATTCTGGAAGACCTTTGATGAGTCGGTGAACTTGATGACATCGGGGGAAGTGGTGTTGCAGTCGATGTGGTCGCCAGCGGTGACGGCAGTGCGATCGCAGGGGATTGAATGCACCTATGGCCCCCTCAAGGAAGGCTATCGCGGTTGGGGCGGTGGCGTTGGCTTTTCCCGCAGTCTCTCCGGGATGGAACTCGATGCCGCCTATGCTTACCTCGAATGGATGCTCGATGGTTGGCTGGGTGCGTTCCTCAGTCGCCAAGGCTACTACAGCGCCGCCCCCGAAAAATCCAAGGCCTTCATGGAACCCTTTGAATGGGATTACTGGTATGAAGGGAAAGAAGCCGCCGAAGATATCGTTGATCCCTTCGGTAAGAAAATCGCTGACCAAGGAAGTGTACGCGATGGTGGTTCCTTTGATGAACGGATGGGTAACGTGGTTTGCTGGAACTCCGTGATGGATGAGCAAACTTACCTGATCCAAAAATGGAATGAGTTTATCGCGGCTTGA
- a CDS encoding metal-binding protein — MPSGRTHDRITLWSLPVIVGLSMLATRNAKITLLLASGYLFSGLMFGPDLDIHSVQFKRWGLLRGIWLPYQKKMRHRSRYSHGFLIGTAIRVVYLLVIVGAGVGVGGAIAHLLFDLPWDWGQAWQQSQAFAQTHALGGVALFIGLELGAMSHSLADWTGSAYKRWQRRQRPKSTPSTPRSRKSTYKRSSKSKP; from the coding sequence ATGCCCTCTGGCCGCACCCACGATCGCATCACCCTCTGGAGTTTGCCCGTTATCGTCGGCCTGTCGATGTTGGCGACCCGCAACGCGAAGATCACGCTGCTACTCGCTAGCGGGTATCTCTTTAGTGGTCTGATGTTCGGCCCCGATTTGGATATTCATTCGGTGCAGTTTAAGCGGTGGGGGCTGTTGCGGGGGATTTGGCTTCCCTACCAAAAGAAAATGCGCCATCGTTCCCGTTACTCCCACGGGTTTCTGATTGGCACTGCGATTCGGGTGGTGTATCTCTTGGTGATTGTGGGGGCTGGGGTGGGGGTGGGAGGTGCGATCGCTCATCTCCTCTTTGACCTGCCGTGGGATTGGGGGCAAGCCTGGCAGCAGAGCCAAGCCTTCGCCCAAACCCATGCCCTCGGCGGTGTGGCGCTGTTTATCGGCTTAGAGTTGGGGGCGATGAGCCACAGCCTCGCAGATTGGACGGGTTCCGCCTATAAACGATGGCAACGCCGCCAACGTCCGAAAAGCACCCCCAGCACCCCGCGATCGCGCAAAAGCACCTACAAACGCAGCAGCAAATCTAAACCGTGA